The following are encoded together in the Clostridium sp. TW13 genome:
- a CDS encoding replication initiation protein: MNENYLVTKANTLITSNYDLSLEEQRIILTLASTVQPTDEDFKPYKFSIKDFIHLLGIEDKRKYTKIPKITKELMQKVLEIKQGDDILQVAWLSSAHYRKGTGTIELEFSPKLKPFMLGLKEFYTSYRLKNVLELKGKYSIRMYEILKSNEFKKSAEIEVDELRKILKADTGSYLVYQNFKNRIIVQAQRELQDKTDISFDFDEIKTGKKVTSIKFYINSNKNKINEAINLIPQPLNEENLSSEEKSEGLEEAINTIVSMMKDKNITPSEALKIYNSSEGDINQINKVYNHFKNKEAENFVGLMLSQVKPGAFNEPKVNSKTTNFHNFEERNYDYKDLENKLLGWDE, from the coding sequence ATGAACGAGAATTATCTAGTTACTAAGGCAAATACTTTAATAACATCAAATTATGATTTAAGTTTAGAAGAACAAAGAATTATATTAACTTTAGCTAGTACAGTGCAGCCTACAGATGAGGATTTTAAACCTTACAAGTTTAGCATTAAGGACTTTATTCATCTTTTGGGCATTGAGGATAAGAGAAAATACACAAAGATTCCGAAGATCACAAAGGAACTGATGCAAAAGGTCTTAGAGATTAAGCAAGGCGATGACATTCTTCAAGTGGCTTGGCTATCTTCTGCCCATTATAGAAAAGGCACAGGCACCATTGAACTTGAGTTTAGCCCAAAGCTTAAACCTTTTATGCTGGGCTTAAAAGAATTCTACACCAGCTATAGGTTAAAAAACGTGCTGGAGCTTAAAGGAAAGTACTCCATTAGAATGTACGAAATTTTAAAATCAAATGAATTTAAAAAATCTGCAGAAATAGAAGTGGATGAACTTAGAAAAATTCTAAAGGCAGACACAGGCTCTTATCTGGTTTATCAAAATTTTAAAAATAGAATTATAGTGCAGGCACAAAGGGAGCTTCAAGACAAAACAGACATAAGCTTTGACTTTGACGAGATAAAAACAGGGAAAAAGGTTACCAGCATAAAGTTTTACATAAATTCAAATAAAAATAAGATAAATGAAGCTATAAACCTAATTCCACAGCCCCTAAATGAAGAAAACCTATCTTCTGAAGAAAAAAGTGAAGGTTTAGAAGAAGCTATAAATACAATTGTTTCTATGATGAAGGATAAAAATATCACCCCTTCAGAAGCTCTAAAAATATATAACAGCTCAGAAGGAGATATAAATCAAATAAATAAGGTATACAATCACTTCAAAAACAAGGAAGCTGAAAATTTTGTGGGACTTATGCTCTCTCAAGTTAAACCAGGAGCCTTCAATGAACCAAAAGTAAATTCTAAAACCACTAACTTTCATAACTTTGAAGAAAGAAATTATGATTATAAGGACTTAGAAAATAAACTGCTTGGATGGGATGAGTAA